A stretch of Plesiomonas shigelloides DNA encodes these proteins:
- a CDS encoding DNA internalization-related competence protein ComEC/Rec2, translating into MKRFLILDTAAVAVIAGTLPLVWLNALPSWLLLLGLLPLLLFRLFPSPAARGALLILGVSFIGAITEARQFLNESQQLKSDAGYITIIAQIKSPLLKRNDSRAKNPPRAPSTASLTEPKERPILVEVLSGTGLAKPFLARLSVLQPLPMQAGERWQLQVKLRPLSGRENEGGFDAQRWMISEHILATGLIKQGKRIGGEPDLRQRLISLSLQQMADLPNQDVLLALAFGERSMISDVRWQVFQYSGIAHLMAISGLHVLFAGLCGFILCRLAQWCLPMRWMTPLFPLLGSALAAGIYVWLAGGNLPAQRTLFALILVLAARCLRWQWRPVTLLLVVMALLLLIDPLTVLSDSFWLSCLAVSVLLVLGHFFPLPPSLKHHRWLRVPAEWLHIQLGLTLLLAPVQLAMFHGLPLQSLLANVLAIPLITFVTVPLLLLALLISALPVVASVCWLLADISIRALWPVVTPLAEQWQWLPALSVPLSLALLAGVMLWRLGLHRSAPVASVLLVVLLLLPLARREPLWRVDMLDIGQGLAMVLSRNGHAIVYDTGSSWDGGSMATLTLLPFLRWHGLRLDGIILSHQDNDHAGGLPDLQRAYPDAWLRLSGSVRGAGACHRGLNWQWQGLGIQPLWPLQQVTKAGNTDSCTLLVTDGRFRVLLTGDIDAAGEAQLVQQSVQKGSDIRADIMTIPHHGSRSSSTLAFLQAVQPQAALVSAGRFNQWRHPRAEILARYQQQQIPVWNTIDNGQISVHFFPDRYQILTHRRNISPVWYRQLFGALRSNG; encoded by the coding sequence TTGAAACGATTTCTTATACTGGATACTGCCGCCGTTGCGGTTATTGCCGGAACTTTGCCTTTAGTGTGGCTCAATGCTTTACCCTCGTGGTTACTGCTGCTCGGGCTATTACCCCTGTTATTGTTCAGGTTGTTCCCGTCACCGGCCGCGCGTGGTGCGCTGCTGATTCTGGGGGTGTCCTTTATAGGGGCAATAACCGAGGCGCGTCAATTCTTGAATGAGAGTCAGCAGCTAAAATCTGACGCCGGTTATATTACCATCATTGCACAGATTAAAAGTCCCCTCCTTAAACGAAATGACAGTCGAGCAAAAAATCCACCGCGCGCACCGAGTACGGCGTCGTTAACCGAGCCTAAAGAGCGTCCGATTTTGGTGGAAGTCCTCTCGGGCACAGGTTTAGCAAAGCCTTTTTTGGCGCGATTGAGCGTATTACAGCCATTACCGATGCAAGCCGGTGAGCGTTGGCAATTACAGGTTAAGTTGCGTCCGCTTTCTGGGCGAGAGAATGAAGGCGGGTTTGATGCGCAGCGTTGGATGATTTCCGAGCATATCTTAGCGACCGGCTTAATCAAGCAGGGGAAACGTATCGGTGGTGAGCCCGATTTACGCCAGCGCTTGATCAGTCTTAGCCTGCAACAGATGGCCGATTTACCCAATCAGGATGTACTGCTGGCGCTGGCTTTCGGTGAGCGCAGCATGATATCTGATGTGCGTTGGCAAGTGTTTCAGTACAGCGGCATTGCACATTTGATGGCAATTTCCGGATTACATGTGCTGTTTGCCGGTTTGTGCGGCTTTATTCTGTGTCGTTTGGCGCAGTGGTGTCTGCCGATGCGTTGGATGACGCCCTTGTTTCCGTTACTTGGCTCAGCGCTGGCGGCAGGCATCTACGTGTGGCTGGCCGGTGGTAATTTACCGGCACAGCGCACTCTGTTTGCCCTGATACTCGTATTAGCGGCGCGCTGTTTACGTTGGCAATGGCGGCCAGTGACGTTACTGCTGGTGGTGATGGCTCTCTTGCTGCTGATTGACCCACTCACTGTGTTATCGGATAGCTTTTGGCTTTCCTGTTTGGCGGTGAGCGTGTTGCTGGTATTGGGGCATTTCTTTCCGTTGCCGCCATCCCTTAAGCACCATCGCTGGCTGCGCGTACCCGCCGAATGGTTGCATATTCAACTGGGGTTGACTCTGTTATTGGCGCCGGTGCAATTGGCGATGTTTCATGGGCTACCGTTGCAAAGCTTGTTAGCCAATGTGCTGGCTATTCCCCTGATCACCTTTGTGACGGTTCCACTTTTGTTACTGGCGTTACTCATCAGTGCATTGCCGGTGGTGGCAAGTGTCTGCTGGTTATTGGCGGATATCAGTATTCGAGCGCTGTGGCCGGTCGTTACGCCACTGGCCGAGCAGTGGCAATGGTTACCGGCGCTCAGCGTACCGTTAAGTTTGGCGTTGTTAGCGGGCGTAATGCTCTGGCGTTTGGGATTACACCGCAGCGCGCCAGTCGCCAGCGTGTTGCTGGTGGTGCTACTGCTGTTGCCGCTGGCTCGGCGTGAACCCTTATGGCGCGTGGATATGTTGGATATTGGCCAAGGGCTAGCGATGGTGCTGAGCCGCAATGGGCATGCGATTGTCTACGATACCGGTAGCAGTTGGGATGGCGGTAGTATGGCGACCTTGACGCTACTGCCTTTTTTGCGTTGGCATGGCCTGAGGCTAGACGGCATTATTCTCTCACATCAGGATAACGACCATGCCGGCGGTTTGCCGGACTTACAGCGTGCTTATCCCGATGCTTGGCTGCGTTTATCCGGCTCGGTACGCGGGGCAGGGGCGTGTCATCGGGGGCTTAACTGGCAGTGGCAGGGCCTTGGGATCCAACCGTTATGGCCATTGCAACAGGTGACGAAAGCCGGTAACACCGATTCGTGCACCTTGCTGGTGACCGATGGGCGCTTTCGTGTATTGCTGACGGGCGATATTGATGCCGCTGGCGAGGCGCAGCTTGTGCAGCAGTCAGTGCAAAAGGGCAGCGATATCCGCGCGGATATCATGACCATTCCCCATCATGGTAGTCGCTCCTCATCCACTTTAGCTTTCTTGCAGGCAGTACAACCACAGGCGGCATTGGTGTCGGCAGGACGCTTTAATCAGTGGCGGCATCCGCGGGCAGAAATCTTAGCGCGTTATCAGCAACAGCAGATCCCCGTGTGGAATACCATTGATAATGGGCAGATTAGCGTTCATTTTTTCCCCGACCGTTACCAAATCCTGACCCATCGCAGGAATATTTCGCCGGTTTGGTATCGCCAGCTATTTGGCGCACTCCGATCAAACGGTTAG
- the lpxK gene encoding tetraacyldisaccharide 4'-kinase gives MIEKLWFSRSPWCWLLLPLSALFALISGVRRLAFRFGLKKAWRAPVPVVVVGNITVGGNGKTPMVVWLVEQLQAQGYRPAVVSRGYGGKAECYPLLVTDNVSTAQAGDEPVLIRRRTGVPVAVAPQRSAAVQALLDTYPQQIDVIITDDGLQHYALARDIEIVIVDGVRRFGNGFLLPAGPLRETPQRLFSVAAVVVNGGNAQHGEIPMQLAPDLAINLATGERRAVSALPHIVAMAGIGHPPRFFATLQQLGAAPERCVAFADHQAYHAEQLNALATTEQTLLMTEKDAVKCRDFIQPNWWYLPVSAQLPESAGQALLAQIIAKITAQKTDHI, from the coding sequence ATGATAGAGAAACTCTGGTTTTCCCGCTCGCCTTGGTGTTGGCTGCTGTTGCCGCTCAGCGCCTTGTTTGCCCTGATCAGTGGTGTGCGCCGACTGGCGTTTCGTTTCGGGCTAAAAAAAGCGTGGCGTGCGCCGGTGCCTGTGGTGGTGGTCGGCAATATTACGGTCGGCGGTAACGGTAAAACGCCGATGGTTGTCTGGCTGGTGGAGCAATTGCAGGCACAAGGTTACCGTCCGGCGGTTGTGTCACGCGGTTATGGCGGCAAGGCCGAGTGCTATCCACTGCTGGTGACCGATAACGTGTCCACGGCGCAGGCCGGTGATGAGCCGGTGCTGATCCGTCGGCGCACTGGGGTGCCGGTGGCGGTAGCGCCGCAGCGCAGTGCTGCGGTGCAGGCGCTGCTTGATACCTATCCACAGCAGATTGATGTCATCATTACTGATGATGGGTTGCAGCATTATGCGCTGGCGCGCGATATCGAAATCGTGATTGTCGATGGGGTGCGTCGCTTCGGAAATGGCTTTTTGCTGCCAGCAGGCCCACTACGAGAAACGCCACAGCGTTTATTCTCGGTAGCCGCGGTAGTGGTGAATGGCGGTAATGCGCAGCACGGCGAAATCCCGATGCAATTAGCGCCCGATTTGGCCATCAATTTGGCGACTGGAGAGCGCCGCGCGGTGAGTGCGTTACCGCATATTGTTGCGATGGCCGGTATTGGCCATCCCCCACGCTTTTTTGCTACTTTGCAGCAACTAGGCGCTGCACCGGAGCGCTGTGTGGCGTTTGCCGATCATCAGGCCTACCACGCAGAGCAGCTCAATGCGCTCGCGACGACAGAACAAACCTTGTTGATGACGGAAAAAGATGCCGTCAAATGCCGTGATTTTATCCAACCAAACTGGTGGTATTTGCCAGTCAGTGCTCAGCTGCCGGAAAGTGCAGGGCAGGCGCTGTTGGCGCAGATCATCGCCAAGATCACAGCGCAAAAAACCGATCATATCTAA
- a CDS encoding DUF2062 domain-containing protein, which yields MLKQFIQKYLPSQEAMQNHKSLRILNRWLHHANLWNLNRRSASGAFAVGLFVAFIPLPCQMLLAAAGAILLRVNLPLSVALVWLTNPVTMPPIFYCAYKVGSWILGTPPFTGEVHFTTEWMMRHFSHLFTPFLLGSFVCGIVAAIVGYFAIRGIWRYSVTRNWQKRRQRNLNS from the coding sequence ATGCTTAAACAGTTTATTCAGAAATACCTGCCCTCACAGGAGGCGATGCAGAACCACAAAAGCCTGCGTATTCTTAACCGCTGGCTGCACCATGCCAACCTGTGGAATCTGAATCGTCGATCTGCTTCCGGCGCTTTTGCAGTCGGACTGTTTGTTGCATTCATTCCGTTGCCATGCCAAATGCTGTTGGCGGCGGCGGGCGCTATTTTGCTGCGGGTCAATTTGCCGTTATCGGTCGCACTGGTGTGGCTGACCAACCCCGTGACCATGCCGCCTATTTTCTATTGTGCGTATAAAGTCGGCTCTTGGATCTTAGGTACACCGCCGTTCACCGGTGAAGTACATTTCACGACTGAGTGGATGATGCGACACTTCTCGCACCTGTTTACTCCATTCTTGTTGGGCAGCTTTGTCTGTGGGATTGTGGCCGCCATCGTGGGGTATTTTGCTATTCGCGGGATCTGGCGTTACTCGGTCACGCGCAACTGGCAAAAACGTCGCCAGCGCAATCTCAATTCTTAA
- the msbA gene encoding lipid A ABC transporter ATP-binding protein/permease MsbA, with the protein MLNDKDLTTWQTFRRLWPMIKPFRLGLIVAAIALVINAGTDTAMISLLKPLLDDGFGNADTSFLRVMPFALFGLMLLRGVTNFVSNYGLSWVSGKVVMHMRQRLFKHMMHMPVSFFDKQSTGTLLSRITYDSEQVASSSSGALITVVREGAYIIGLLGMMFYNSWQLSLILVVVGPVVALAIRVVSRRFRTLSKDMQNTMGHVTASAEQMLKGHKVVLSFGGQEVEAKRFDEVSNRMRQQSMKMVSATSISDPLVQIIASSALCVVLYVASLPEVMQTLSAGTITVVFSSMMALLRPLKSLTNVNAQFQRGMAACQTLFTILDMEPEKDDGTRRLERAKGDIEFRNVTFTYPTKDNPALKNISFTVPAGKTVALVGRSGSGKSTIANLLTRFYDIQAGEILMDGHELREYQLSDLRNQVALVSQQVHLFNDTVANNIAYARTDVYSREQVEQAAEIAHASEFIQKMDQGFDTLVGENGVLLSGGQRQRIAIARALLRDCPILILDEATSALDTESERAIQAALDELQKNRTALVIAHRLSTIENADEILVVDEGEIVERGKHADLLARNGAYAQLHRMQFGE; encoded by the coding sequence ATGCTGAATGATAAAGACCTGACGACGTGGCAGACGTTCCGCCGTCTGTGGCCGATGATCAAACCGTTCCGTCTGGGACTGATTGTAGCGGCTATCGCGCTGGTAATTAACGCCGGCACGGATACCGCGATGATCTCGCTATTAAAGCCGCTGCTGGATGACGGCTTCGGGAATGCGGATACCAGTTTCCTGCGGGTAATGCCGTTTGCCCTGTTTGGCCTGATGCTGCTGCGCGGTGTCACCAACTTTGTGTCTAACTACGGCTTGTCATGGGTATCCGGCAAAGTGGTGATGCATATGCGTCAGCGCCTGTTCAAGCACATGATGCACATGCCGGTGTCTTTTTTTGACAAACAATCGACTGGTACGCTGCTGTCTCGTATTACCTACGACTCCGAGCAGGTCGCGTCATCCTCTTCCGGTGCGTTGATTACCGTGGTGCGCGAAGGGGCGTACATCATCGGTCTGCTGGGCATGATGTTCTACAACAGCTGGCAGCTGTCGCTGATTTTAGTGGTGGTAGGCCCAGTCGTGGCGTTGGCGATTCGGGTGGTTTCCCGTCGTTTCCGCACGCTTAGCAAAGATATGCAAAACACCATGGGCCATGTAACGGCCTCTGCCGAACAGATGCTCAAAGGGCATAAAGTGGTGCTGAGCTTTGGCGGCCAAGAAGTGGAAGCCAAACGCTTTGATGAAGTCAGTAATCGCATGCGTCAGCAGTCCATGAAAATGGTGTCGGCGACCTCGATTTCTGATCCGCTGGTGCAAATCATCGCGTCCAGTGCTCTGTGTGTGGTGCTGTATGTGGCGTCATTGCCGGAAGTGATGCAGACGTTGAGTGCCGGTACTATCACGGTGGTGTTCTCTTCTATGATGGCGTTGCTGCGTCCGCTCAAATCGCTGACTAACGTGAACGCGCAGTTCCAGCGTGGTATGGCCGCGTGCCAAACGCTGTTTACCATTTTGGATATGGAGCCGGAAAAAGATGACGGCACTCGTCGTCTGGAGCGTGCCAAGGGCGATATCGAATTCCGTAATGTCACCTTTACCTACCCAACCAAAGATAATCCAGCGCTGAAAAACATCAGCTTTACCGTTCCGGCGGGCAAAACCGTGGCATTGGTGGGGCGTTCTGGCTCAGGCAAATCGACCATTGCTAACTTGCTGACCCGTTTTTATGACATCCAAGCGGGTGAGATCCTGATGGATGGTCATGAGCTGCGCGAATATCAGCTGTCTGACCTGCGTAATCAGGTCGCACTGGTTTCTCAGCAAGTGCATCTGTTCAATGACACCGTGGCCAACAACATTGCTTATGCTCGTACCGATGTGTACAGCCGTGAGCAGGTGGAGCAAGCGGCGGAAATCGCCCACGCCTCCGAGTTTATCCAGAAGATGGATCAGGGTTTTGATACGCTGGTGGGTGAAAACGGCGTGCTGCTTTCCGGTGGTCAGCGTCAGCGTATTGCGATTGCCCGAGCCTTGCTGCGCGATTGCCCAATTCTGATTCTGGATGAGGCCACCTCGGCGCTGGATACTGAATCGGAGCGCGCTATTCAAGCAGCGTTGGATGAACTGCAGAAGAACCGTACTGCTCTGGTGATTGCTCACCGTCTGTCGACCATCGAAAATGCGGATGAAATTCTGGTGGTGGATGAAGGCGAGATTGTCGAGCGTGGCAAACATGCTGATCTGCTGGCGCGAAACGGTGCCTATGCCCAATTGCATCGCATGCAGTTTGGGGAATAA
- the kdsB gene encoding 3-deoxy-manno-octulosonate cytidylyltransferase codes for MSFTVIIPARYASTRLPGKPLADIGGKPMVVHVMEKALQSGAERVIVATDHPDVATAVKAAGGEVCMTRVDHNSGTERLAEVIEHYGLADDAIVVNVQGDEPLIPPAVIRQVADNLAQATQARMATLSVPIRDAEEAFNPNAVKVLTDKDGYALYFSRATIPWDRDNFAHSREQIGDFYQRHVGIYAYRAGFIRQYINWQPSQLEQIECLEQLRVLWYGEKIHVAQASEALPAGVDTPEDLDKVRQIIAG; via the coding sequence ATGAGTTTTACCGTGATTATTCCGGCTCGCTACGCGTCCACCCGTTTGCCGGGTAAGCCGCTGGCGGACATCGGTGGTAAACCGATGGTGGTGCACGTGATGGAAAAGGCACTGCAATCGGGTGCTGAACGTGTGATTGTGGCGACCGATCATCCTGACGTTGCGACAGCGGTCAAAGCCGCTGGCGGTGAAGTTTGCATGACGCGCGTTGATCACAATTCCGGTACTGAACGCTTAGCCGAAGTGATTGAACATTACGGGCTGGCCGATGATGCCATCGTGGTAAACGTGCAGGGCGATGAGCCGTTGATCCCTCCGGCGGTGATTCGTCAGGTCGCGGATAATCTGGCGCAAGCGACACAAGCGCGTATGGCGACCCTGTCCGTGCCGATTCGTGATGCCGAAGAAGCTTTTAATCCTAATGCGGTGAAAGTGCTGACCGACAAAGATGGCTATGCCCTCTATTTCTCACGCGCTACCATCCCGTGGGATCGCGATAACTTTGCCCACAGCCGTGAGCAGATTGGCGATTTTTACCAACGCCATGTGGGCATTTATGCCTACCGCGCCGGTTTTATCCGTCAGTACATCAATTGGCAGCCGAGCCAGTTAGAGCAAATTGAGTGCCTTGAGCAGCTGCGCGTGCTGTGGTACGGCGAGAAGATCCATGTCGCACAGGCATCCGAAGCCTTGCCGGCGGGCGTGGATACCCCCGAAGATCTGGATAAAGTACGCCAGATTATTGCGGGTTAA
- a CDS encoding phosphotransferase — protein sequence MEGLLDDLGQLLGEPVSRAEVIGRGQVATVYALYDSQNRTFPVVAKAYPVAGVAQNEMNKLLLLSRHSWVRVPAVHSVYCPTRTSLYKEILLLERLPGITVSAPCRSTDRSQALSEHIVDCLLSWHRVDSQGFTGISGDLKEQGWTEWYTRYQVQLWNQLEAFTDCDYAERVILYRSLEKTSRLFSEFDDTCVLVHGDFRLRNLLKDVKTDQLLAVLDPGEIQAAPREYDLMHLCDDPFAEKVLSTYLKRAPVAEQFAARRWLYKVWDEVAAGLRCGKMNHERLAAYSQNLIPWLE from the coding sequence ATGGAAGGTTTGCTGGACGATCTGGGTCAGTTGCTGGGAGAGCCAGTGTCACGGGCGGAAGTGATTGGCCGTGGTCAGGTGGCGACCGTGTATGCCTTGTACGACAGTCAAAACCGCACCTTCCCTGTGGTAGCGAAAGCCTACCCAGTGGCGGGGGTGGCGCAAAATGAGATGAACAAGCTGTTGCTGTTATCTCGTCACTCTTGGGTTCGCGTGCCCGCGGTGCACAGCGTGTATTGTCCGACCCGAACATCCCTCTATAAAGAAATCTTATTGTTGGAGCGTTTACCGGGGATCACGGTTTCAGCCCCTTGTCGCAGCACTGATCGCTCTCAGGCATTAAGTGAACATATCGTAGATTGCTTGCTGAGCTGGCACCGTGTTGATAGCCAAGGTTTCACGGGGATCAGTGGCGATCTTAAAGAGCAAGGATGGACGGAGTGGTATACCCGCTATCAAGTGCAGCTGTGGAACCAGTTGGAAGCCTTTACCGATTGCGATTATGCCGAGCGGGTGATTTTGTACCGTTCACTGGAGAAAACGTCGCGCCTGTTTAGTGAGTTTGATGATACTTGTGTGTTGGTGCACGGCGATTTTCGCTTACGTAACCTGCTTAAAGATGTGAAAACAGATCAGCTCTTAGCGGTACTCGATCCGGGCGAGATCCAAGCGGCACCACGCGAATATGATTTGATGCACCTGTGTGACGATCCCTTTGCCGAGAAAGTGCTGTCCACTTACCTCAAACGCGCCCCTGTGGCGGAGCAATTTGCCGCGCGGCGTTGGCTTTATAAAGTGTGGGATGAAGTGGCGGCGGGGTTACGTTGTGGCAAAATGAACCATGAGCGGTTGGCGGCCTACAGCCAAAACTTGATCCCGTGGTTGGAATAA
- a CDS encoding Trm112 family protein encodes MDHRLLEIVACPVCKGKLHYDKEKQELVCKLDRLAYPMTDGIPVLLENRARELTAEEILS; translated from the coding sequence ATGGATCACCGTCTGCTTGAAATTGTGGCGTGCCCGGTTTGTAAGGGAAAGCTGCATTACGATAAAGAGAAACAAGAGTTGGTTTGCAAACTGGACCGTCTGGCTTATCCAATGACCGACGGCATTCCGGTATTGCTGGAAAACCGCGCCCGTGAACTGACCGCTGAAGAGATCCTGTCATGA